The sequence AAGTGTCATACTGTTACTGGGTGTAATTGAATACCGGACCTTATAGAACACTACTACCTGTAATGTGTTGCCTGGACCACCGGTGCCTAATATCAATGCTTTTATAGGATTGGGCAATCGAAGAATGAAACTCAAATTCTAATAAATAGAACTGATTCTGGCTGATGTACTGTTATGTTTAGGGGTGAGGCACTGTTTAATGAACTCTATACCGAATGTTACAAATATCAACTGTATTTTcgctcttctttttttttattatttttttgggaaaatctcctttttttttccttcaaatAATTGTTAGAATTGATCTGTTTCAGGGGGCGAAGTTGAATAATACAAATTTGAGGGGTGCAAACCTTCAGCGAGCTTATTTACGACAAGTAAACTTGAGAGATACGGTAACTATTTATTTAAACACAATTTTTCTTAATGTTATATATatcattataatatatatatatagacacactGCATAATTATTGTTATGCCCTCTCTTTCCATGATGAAATTTAAGTGATTGTGCTCTAAATTATTGTATTCTAAATTGACTAAAACACCTACACAACTTCAAtgtttgtttgatgttttgaaAATGTTAGTACTTTTTTCTTACATTTTCATATCTTTGTACACATGCACCATGAGATAAAAACCATATGATCTCATCCATTACAAGTATATAATCGAGTAAATCTCAGTGTGTAATTCGATTTTTCATGTTTCAGAATTTAGAAGGTGCAAAGCTTGATGGTGCAAATTTACTTGGGGCAATCAGATAACAACATTAAAGcattattaatatttgaatcCCTTTGAGTAAGTAAGTTGTATTACTTGTGCATTAATTTTACATTATCTGATATATGATACCATTTTGATGCCAAATGTTAATTGTTTGCATGTTTGATGAGTATTGGTGTCTCTAATATTTTCTTGTTCATATACAAAGACTTGTAAATAAAGTATTGAACCCAAGTTTAAATTGTAAGTTGATAAGTGCGTATCCAAAATGTAGTGCTATAAATTGAAttgacataaaaaaaataacatatttttttaaaacaaaaaataatgacAATGTTGTAATTACAATGTGATATTAGTTAATCAttaaggtccgaccatcggacccatcggaccatgggtccgaccatcggaccaatGTGTCTCTTTGTTTTCCTCaaattgaaacaaaaaaaaaataaataaggacccatcggacctctggttttttttttcagtttgagagagaggaagagagagaggggttggGTCCGCGAGAAGGGGCTGGGTCGTGCGTGGTTCGGACGGTGGTCGTGCGTAGTCGGGGTGGTGGGTAGTCGTCGGTGGCCGGGCGTGGTGGTCGGGCGCTGAAGCTGTGGTCagcgagagggagagagaggttcGGGATGAGGCAGCCATGGATGGATGATTTgagtttttgatttttttcaaatggGAGGGGTATTTGTGGGATGTTAGGAatgtggtcatatatgaccaatattattaagtatgtatttagggaaaaaaaatttaagattttttaagtataaaaaatcaaatttcccatacaaaaatacagaattttaaatatttttataatttttaagattttattcgTAGAAATTActgtttttttatgttttcatgttatttttattttgttattttctatattattttgaTGTCGATGgaatgttattttcttattacttttatatgatttttttgttgttttcgtaatatttttaatgaacactataaaaatgtaaaaaaaatatttgattgtaaaagagtaaaatttttgtaaacTCCTCAATCTGAGTATTTCACTTAAACCAAATTGAAAAACTTGACCAAAATTTAATCATTGTCAATGAACTCGAGCTAATCcaacaataaaattatttatttttaaaatttatgtatttatatcgttattttttaattttaatatttattagtaACTTATCTAacaatttaagtatttatccctcattttgatgtaaggaagttttctttaatttatttgattcaaAATTCAATGTGATGATAATCTCAGTCAAATTTAATGCTTTATTAAAATGAATTGCAACAAATGTTAATaatacttttttatatatatactttctcCAATGAATGAATGATGTGTGTATTTTTatcaataatttatagtataaataattatataagagaaataagattttttatgcttatatttggttaaaaaaaatttcataaacaaataataactaatatttgcaggatatgacaacttttatgatatccctaaaataccctCATTTACatcatcggaccacccatcgggccaCCCATCAGACCATCCATCGGACTCATCGGACCAGatctgctaccaattttttttttttatgtttttgtacatacaaaaatgggcattttacaaaaatactggatttgggtaatacttttcaattttactgccacacggcagaattaacatttatactgtcctcctttttttttttcttttatactgtcaataccaaaacaaaagaacggcaaaacaacggtaaaacaacactaaaacaatcaaacaaaacaaaagaaaaaaatgattaaaaaaaacaaacaatctgctgcacaacctcaacaccagatgcaaaatcaactatatttgcaagtctattcctaaaaaattataataaaaaaaactactaaaacaacactgaaacaacacaaaaacaaaatgaagcaaatataactacttagaaaaatataaaagaaacacacacctcaaaactctcttgtgagtgagctcgtcaaatatatttataggagaaccaaaagaaaaaaaccacaaaaatagccaaagagaacgaggaagaaatgtatttatagcctccatcttccacactcacagacataaccatcacaacaacacgagaacacccagaaaatacctattaattccagcgagatggagcaagggcagtgaaatcggcatcaaataaataaatcatgaaaaataacagtaaaacaatactaaaacaatatactaaaacaaataaaacaataaaagaaaaaaatgatcaaaaattaactatgttgtgcacatcctcaatactaaatgcactatatttgcaagaaaagttctagaaaattagaacaaaaaaaaaaccacactaactcttatattttcaaaaaaaaaacataactaagaacttcaaaaaaaaaaaaattttaaaaaaaaaaaaaaagaagaagaaaagaaaagaagatgaagaagaagaactgaacatgaaaaaaaaataaaaatcatgaaaaacaacagtagaacaatactaaaacaacggtaaagatgaagaaaaaaaaaaccttgaagaagaagatgaatattagAACATGGGGGTGAGATTTATGTGAAAAGCTAGAAGataaagatgatgaagaagatgaatcgTGAGAAATGGGAGTGGgatttttaaatctatttaaataaaagaaaaagagtgagacatggggtgtgatttttaaatttatttaaataaaagaaaaagtaaaacatgTCACTTTTATGACACATCCCATCAACCttttcatcaaaataataattattaaattatctcaaaaaataataattattaaatattaaaagggaattttgattttatatgcttaaataattaaaaaattttattattataccaaaaacttaaaccataaaaaaactatacttttttttttcaaaaccccaaaaatacctccctcacaattctctctctctgcatcatcatctctctctctctatctctctcagccaactctctctctctctcaactcacagtcggacccaaacgccacccacgaacccaaaccccatcggacccaaacGCCACCCACTCTCGGACCCAAACGCCACCCACGAAACCTTCGGCTGtgggacttttttttttttttttcagatttcagagagaggaagaaagaggtccgatggtcggaccttggggtcccatgggtccgattggtcggaccccaaggtccgaccatcggctgtgggactttttttttttttcttcagatttcagagagaggaagagagaggtccgatggtcggaccttggggtccgatgggtccgattggtcggaccccatcggaccccaaggtccgaccatcggctgtgaaacttttttttttttctgcgatttgagagagagaggaagagagagtgggtttgggtccgagagtgggtggcgtttgggtccgagagtgggtggcgtttgggtccgatggggtttGGGTTCGTGGGTGGCGTTGGGGTCGACTgtgagttgagagagagagagttggctgagagagagagagagagagagagagagagagagagatgatgcagagagagagagagagaattgtgagggggtatttttggggttttgaaaaaaaaaagtatagtttttttatggtttaagtttttggtataataataaaattttttaattatttaagtatataaaatcaaaattctctattaaaaataataaataataacttttacatccattaaaataaaaaattaaataaataacttgagcCCATGTcccaatcaataaaaaaaaacaaaacaataacataaaattgttGGCAGTACACTgccgaaaaagaaaaaaagaaaaaaaaaacagtataaaagttaatttcgaaaaaaaaaaaacagtataaaagTTAATTTGAGCGTGTAACattattaaagaaataaatgGGGAAAAAACAGTAATCTGTGTAAATTTCCCTACAAAAatagcatcaggtgaccatcggatcaccatcggaccccatcggactaccaactttttttttttttatgtttttgcactaaaaaaaatacgggaaatttgagaggggtatttttgaattttagataaagtggtcatatattttcaatggtgatatgtattagtttagaaataaaatattaggtatatgtaagtatagaaaatcaaatttctctTATATAATATAGACGTGACCACATGCCATGCATGGACGAAAAATAgtggggaaatttgattttctatacttacaaaactttaatattttattcttaaaccaatacattttaaactaaaaaaaacatgacacttttttcaaaaccccaaaaatacccctctcataacTCAAACCCTTTCTCTCTCATTCCCTCAAACTCTCTAtgcatctctctttctctctctatctcggcaTCTCTTCGCTGACCCACCCAAACCATCTCACAACCTCCACGGCTCAACCAAAGAGCACGGCTCCGATGACCTCCACGACCTCCGACGACCACCGAGGACCACCCAGgccccctctctcttcctctctctcaaccCGTGAGGACCACCCAAACGCACCACCACCTCCACGGCTTACCTCCTCCACCTCCGAGGACCACCGAGGACCACCCACCACCTCCGACTTATGACCCAGcccccctctctcttcctctctctcaaaccgaaaacaaaaaaaaaaaaaaaccgggtCCGACAGTcagaccatggggtccgatggggggtccgacccatcggaccctggtttttttttcggtttgagagagaggaagagagagggggcTGGGTCCGACGGAGCCGATGGGGGTCTGATGTAGGGCCCGATGCGGGGGTCCGATGCGGGGGTCCGATGCATATGCAGGTTGGAAAAAATGGGGCTAAGTTATGAGATGAGTATTTTTAGGTTGTAGATAAAAGtgtcatatattttttagtttgaaatgtattggtttaagaataaatattaaggttttttaagtataaaaaataaaatttcctaAATAGTGTTAAAgaaagagcattgttattggacAGAGTGGTGTTTAGCACATTCTATaagtatttcttttttattagtaaacgatattctttaaaagttatttttttaaattatatgaaacctactatttaattacactaataacaatatgatagtaaaaaaaatgttaGATACCAATACTGCCTTTAGCGATTTTCTTAAAGAAAGTATAATATGAAAATTTCATTAGCCTCTGAAAAAGTTTTAAGTGCTATTATCCTCTTAAAAAGTTTCAATGAtacaaatattattaataataccaAAATGGAAAATTAGATAATAAAACTTACATTACTTAATCAGAGATTGTTCTATTATATTATCTATTGAAAGTGGATAGTTGTCTACTTTATAGAACTAATTAATTAGGTTGGAAGTTAGGATGATAAGATAAAGACGGAATTAATTAGGTTTAGCCTTTAGGTGGTCATAGAGATGTTACGGTAGTGCTTAGAGtagagaataataataataattgaagaAGTGAAACCAAATATCTTAATAGATATATCATGTCGGCAAACATTTGACCGTACACGTGTCACTCCATTATTCATGGAAAGCACACATATATAGAATagattttattatgtattatgaGGACCACATTTTCTTGAATCACACGCCTTAAAAGGAAAGATAtttgcaaattaattttgagaaaattacaTTGTATGCCTAtttaggggtgtgcataaatcgatccaatctaatgagaaccgaccgatccaattataaccgaccgccaaacattggatatccaattgtgatcgaatcggattggatgttaattttaaatatctaattgGATCAGATCGGATGGTGGATGAGGTGTCTAAAActccaatacatccaacattcaatcgaactaattagtattttcatttagtttggatgagtaattagattttatattgttatacgtcaaatctatatgtatatatgaaaattaacattaaagttttacttttttttttcttggattggatggatccagtccaatccaatacatacaggatctaaaatattggatggatctgatccgatccaaaaaatactaggtctaaaatattagataaactgaaattaaataaataaataaatatgaaatacatccaatggatagaaccgatccaatccaacatccaatgaatgttggatcgattggatgacaAAATTAATTGGATAGGATcagatggtaaaatctaacatccaatatatgattggatcggatctggataggcctaaaaatattagatgtgatccaatgaacacccctatgcCTATTTATATTCTTTGAGATATACTTATTTTTGTAAATGTTGTCCCCATTATATTCCTTAAGTTAATGAAAATTGGGTGAGAGTATATTGGGCAACCCACCCACAAAGGtggatatattttaataaaaatataatatgaaggtatttttgattaattgataaaaaaaaataaaataataaaatattcctcaatttattttattagtttggGATATTTGTGGCCAAAGTAAGAGGTATGCACACGGGGTGGAATATTAGCAGGGAGTGCTTTTCTATtctatctatatatttttttgttagagATGGGACGAGATTCTCCTAATAGGGTAGGAtcctttaaaaaaaagtttatattaaaaatctaaatgtgtaaaaaatattaaactatataaaaattaaaatattatacattatttattattaaatatatttattttcatctcaaacacaatttaaaattttataaacaaatactattatactaaatgtataaacatatattataaatatataatgttgttaaaaagataacaaaaatattaaacgGATTCTTGTCGGAGCGGGAAGTGTCATCCCTATCTTTGTCCCGTTTAATTTTCGGGAATAAAAATAACTCCAGTACCTAACACATTCCCTATTTAGACAAAAAGTCTCTGCTCCTATTAGTGCAAGTCCCCGTAAGCCCCCATTCCATGAGAATAATATGTATTCTTATGAAATTTTTGGTATGTTACAAATATgatcctaataaaaaaaaaaaaagtaacaacgtaactttattttgatattattttattgttttgttttttattagtTGTTAAGTATGTCAACTAAGTCGATTAAATACCAAGTAAATATACGTTGATATggtaatatattttttactaCTTGAAGTTAGTTAAATGGTTATAGGAGGGTGTGTGTATTGGAAGTTTCCAGTTTGAATCTAtagttataatatataaatgctcaaataacaaaaaaaaaaaaaaaagagtaatatTTTTATACGTACTCATGCTCATATCTATCAAAACTCGTAGCAATTtcgtgttaaaaaaaaaaaaaaaaatcaaatagtaCATAAATGTTGTACAAATATCTCTAAAGAGAATAATAATACTATGCCTTCATTTGTCTTTGTAAAAGTGAATTATTGTTTAAAGCTTATAATCTGCTTTTTTTATTTAGTGTTGTCTTTTAGTAAGCATCTGTGCTTTTTTGTTAATCTTAGGCATAACATGTCAATTTTCTTAAATTGGTGGAATTGAgaatcttattttatttttatgaaataactGAAATTTATTTTGTTCCCTTTCTCGAATGATCTGAAAATGTTTTatcagaacaaaaaaaaaaaaggaaagataTTCTTCAATATAACCATATAATTATTCTGAAatatcttcttcttttttttttttttttttttttataaagttaCATATATctctaataaaataaagaatataccatataattaaacaatttttttattactataATGTCACgttaaattaattttacttGATTTAGTGCAATGACTATAAAAAGTGTGAgataatattttctttaattgaGATGTGAGCACGTACAAGTTTTTTTTACAATGCAGCTGCCTAacagattaattataaattaaaatgtataaaaagagatcatatattaataataagaataaataataatataagtatttaaatttttaaatttataaacatcataaacttaataattttttcatttcgtacaaaaaataatttctaatttatACTAAttgcaaattcaaaattttaatatgAGCACATGTGATCACGtgactataacgtacatgattataaaaagaaattactaaaaaattatttcagataTTAAAATAGATAGAAATATATTAGTCCATTACTAATATTTTccaattactttttattttattggataATAATAATTCACGTTACTTATTCATCTGTGCCTGAGTTGGGGCTTTATTGACCACGTTATGGAATGTTTCGCTGTGCCTCAAGAGTTCCGAACTTGGGTTTCTCAGTGCATTTCTACCACCTCCCTTAATGTTTGTCTGAATGGAGGACTCGTTGGCAAGATCTTTCCCTCGTGTGGGCTCCGGCAAGGTGACCCCTTGTCTCCTTACTTATTCATCTGGGGAGCAGAAATGCTTTCTAGACTTCTGGAGGACGCCCAGAGCTCACGAACCATTAGTGGGATCCGGTTAAGTAGGGGAGGCCCGACgctttctcatatttttttcgCAGATGACCTGATTCTTGTGGGAAAGGCCAATTTAGAGGAGGCCAAAGGTTACTGGGACTGCCTAGAAAAATTTTGCAACTGGTCAGGCCAAAAGATTAATAAAACGAAAACCTCTATTTTCTTCAGTAAGAACACCCCCAATACTATGAAACAGAGGATCAAGGAAATGCTGGGAATAGGATCATTAGAAGGAAAACTTAAGTATCTAGGGCTCCCTTTATTCAGATCAAGACAAAAAGATGCTGATTTCAACTTTATCCTGGAAAACCTGACTGAGAGGCTTCATGGTTGGAAGGCCAAGACACTCTCGAAAGCGGGGAGAGCTACGCTTATAAAGTCAGTGGGTCTATCTTTACCTCTGTACGCTATGCAGACTACAAAGTTATCCAATCGCATGGCGTCTAAGATTGATGGTTTGGTGCGTGATTTTTGGTGGGGCTCGGAAAAAGGAAACCACGGCTTGTACCTAAAAGCTTGGGATAAACTATGCCTCCCCAAGTCGCTAGGAGGCTTAGGATTCCGTAAATCCAAGGAAATGAATCAGGCTTTCCTTGCTAAATGGGGGTGGAACCTCCTTACAGGCCATCAATCTTTATGTTGTCGTATTCTCGAAGCCAAATACCTGAAGGGTAAGTcatttcttgattgtgaaccGAAGGCCTTAGACTCCTGGTTTTGGAAAAATGTGACAAAATCCAGGACTATTATTCGAAAGGGTGCTTGTAAGCGTGTGGCTGATGGAAAGGAGACGAATATCTGGTCTGACCCTTGGATTACTCACCTAAAAAGTTTCATTCCTAAGCCGATTGGGCAGGCTCCGAATAGGGAATCAAAGGTGGCCGAGTTATTTCTGACGAGTGGCGGATGGAACATCCGAAAGCTTAATGGTTTCTTTGATCGCGATACTGTCTCTGCTATTCTTAAAGGAGGTACTCCTACCGGCTCTGGCAAAGACAGTTGGGTTTGGACTTTGGAAAATAATGGTCGGTTTTCCTGCAAATCAGCCTATAGAGCCCAGACTGAGGATCGAGTAAGTCAAGCAGAGGTGGCCCCCTCCATGTGGAATAAAATGTGGAATAGCAAAATCCCTGAGCGACTCAAGGTTCTGTGGTGGTGTATTCTTTCCAAAGCTCTTCCGATTCGCTCGGTTATAGGTAGGAGGTTTCCTATTGAGGATGAGAGCTGTCCCCTGTGTGGTACGACCACTGAAACTATGGAGCATCTTTTCCTTTCTTGTAATTTCGCTTTCCACCTTTGGAGATCCTCCCCATGGGGATTCTACCCCATTTGTGACACTGGTATAAGAATGTGGGACTGGGTAAAATTCCTATGGGACCTAAGCAAAAAAGGCATAAGTGAACAAGAAGTTTTTCTCTATGCATCGCTGATCGTGGACACAATATGGCGGACTCAGAATGATAAGGTACATAATAACTGTCCAGCAGATATAGTTAAATGTATTGACACTATTCGTTGTTCTTTTGCAGATCATCGTGCTCACTTGCTCCCTTGCCCCATACCATATCCGACGGAAGCTTGGCGCCCTCCCCCGAAGGATTGGTTGAAACTAAATTGTGACGTCAGAGTGGGGTTGGACAACATGTGCGCGGCTGTGGTTGCAAGGGATCACGTTGGCAAGGTGATCTGGGTGGTTACTTCTAAGCTGGAATTTTCTAATGCTCTCTGTGGGGAAGCGATGGCGTGCTGTCTGGCCCTTCGGGAAGCAAAAGTTCGTGGCATCAAGTTTCTTATTTTGGAGAGTGATTCGAGGGTAGTCATCAATGCTCTTATTGGGAAGGAGTCCCGGTGGGAGCTTGATAACTACGTCTCCTTTTGTAAACTCACCTCCCCTTTTTTTATTGGTTGTATGTTTGAATCTGTTAGTAGACGATGTAATTTTATGGCCCATAATGTGGCCAAGTGGGCATTTTCCCATCAGAGGTTTGGCTCTTTGCCTCTTTCCTCCATGCCTGAAACTATATTTTGTAATGACCACGAGGTCTGACTATTTTTATTCTAATGCATGAacgcttttcttcaaaaaaaaaaggataataATAATTCACAAACCCGGTCCCACCCGCAACATGTGATCACATCATgctcaaaagaaaaaagattaaaaaataaataaattcgaGAATACCGGAAATTAATTAATGCACTAAAAGTCAAATCAATGAatctttatataaaaatatgaccaCATCTTATCCACACACATTTATccaaaatgacaaaataaaataaatatgtaaaaagaCACTATCGTCATCCACATCTAATACCCAATGCCTTTCGCCGCGTACACGTAATAGAGGGCATTTTCGTCATTTCACACTAAACACGCAATCTCCGCATCTCCACCGtccaaaactaattaattaaaattaattaaaattaactcTCTTTTTCCCTTCCTATAAATAACAACGTTCTAAGGTTTCAATACCCATTCAAATCCAAAAACACAGAGAAAAAGAGTGAAAGAATTGTAatcaaaatcatcaacaatGTCTGGAATCATGAACAAGATCAGCGAAACCCTCCACATGGGAGGAAGCCACAAGCCTGAAGATCAACACAAATCCGGCGAACACCACAAGGAAGAGCACCACAAGGGAGAACACCACAAGGTCGACGAACACAAGGGAGAACACAAGGAAGGTATCATGGAGAAGATCAAGGACAAGATCCATGGCGAAGGAGGTCACGAAGATAAGggcgagaagaagaagaagaagaaggagaagaagaaggacGGTCACGATCATCATGGACACGATAGTAGCAGCAGCGATAGCGATTAGATTCActgtatatatatcaaaacatcATGATCCGTCGATCCATTTAGGTATTGATTTCTTCTTTTTCAGATCTGAAATTTTCTCTGATCATTTTCAAATTtcgtggtttttttttttttgtaataattttgattttcaaTTAAGAGGACTGATTTGTAAAGTGATTTTGTTTGGAGGGCTGATTTGTAAATTTGGTGTGAAATGCAGGTATTTCGGTTGAGTGATAATATCAGAGGTTGGGTCGGGTCGGGTCATGATTTCTGAATCTATTACGTCGTCGTTTTGTGTGTTTGGAATTGGAATAATGATATTGTGATGTAATAATAAtggtattaattaattaattaattaatattgataTAATATCATATGAGATGTTGTAGGGTAGAGTATTTTAATTTCTACATATATATTGTCGTTTATGAATGATgatattttatgaaattaatgCAAATCTTtatttctatggtaatatattTCTCACTCTATTATTGTTTTCtaactaaatatttattatactaaattataaaaaagaaaagaaacaaaTTCTTTTCTTACCgtatttgtaatatttttcaaatctcACACATTTTGGTccatttaaagaaaatataatgaatcgatttaatatttaattgtagtaataataatataacaacttataataaaattaaacaacagatccaactaaataaaatactgtacttaaaaaaatttaaatatatattttttagtttgataattataaattaagtaaaaaaactattatgaaataaattaaaTCTAGTATAcctaatattataatataagcataaatatatttttttttatgataaataaaCGCTTTCACAAAGTAAAAATTTTGGAAGTGAATTgagaataatacatatttaataaatgaTAGTTCTAACTTTTAAGATGAAACGAAAAAATAAAACcatcaattaaaaattgaatttcATTTGATAATCTCTAAtccaagtattttttttatggaaGCACTTTTAATTCTACTCTTTCTATATCTAACTCACATAATAAACAcccataaataaatttttatgacCCCTAAAATATGTTTTATGTCAGAATTACAATGTAAACTCGATACATTTTTATATCTA is a genomic window of Cannabis sativa cultivar Pink pepper isolate KNU-18-1 chromosome 9, ASM2916894v1, whole genome shotgun sequence containing:
- the LOC115722177 gene encoding protein SRC1: MSGIMNKISETLHMGGSHKPEDQHKSGEHHKEEHHKGEHHKVDEHKGEHKEGIMEKIKDKIHGEGGHEDKGEKKKKKKEKKKDGHDHHGHDSSSSDSD